One genomic window of Cricetulus griseus strain 17A/GY chromosome 3, alternate assembly CriGri-PICRH-1.0, whole genome shotgun sequence includes the following:
- the LOC100761507 gene encoding olfactory receptor 13G1 — protein MMNGTLVTEFLILGFSEMPHLQVPLFLSFLCLYMAAISGNLLIMVTVGASPALHTPMYFFLVNLAVVDILCTSTILPKLLDIMVGGRTISYGGCMAQLYFFTWSLGAELLLFSAMAYDRFVAICCPLHYSAWMGPRVCAFLAGLVWSISLTNTSVHTGLMLRLPFCSSNMIEHFFCEIPPLLKLSCAPTQLNEAMAFAADVFLAVGNFSVIILSYGFIVASILRIRSAEGKRRAFSTCSAHLIVVTMYYSTVIYTYIRPASSYSLNKDKVVSVIYTSVAPTLNPLIYTLRNKDVKVALRRLLFCC, from the coding sequence ATGATGAATGGGACACTGGTCACTGAGTTCCTCATCCTGGGATTCTCAGAAATGCCTCATCTTCAGGTACCACTTTTCCTCAGCTTCCTCTGCCTCTACATGGCTGCAATCTCAGGAAACCTGCTCATTATGGTGACAGTCGGTGCCAGCCCAGCCCTACAtacccccatgtacttcttccttgtCAACTTGGCCGTGGTGGACATTCTCTGCACCTCCACCATCCTGCCCAAACTACTGGACATCATGGTTGGGGGGAGGACCATCTCTTATGGGGGCTGCATGGCCCAGCTCTATTTCTTCACATGGTCACTAGGAGCAGAGCTTCTGCTCTTCTCAGCTATGGCCTATGACCGCTTTGTGGCCATCTGTTGCCCCCTGCACTATAGTGCCTGGATGGGCCCCAGGGTGTGTGCATTCCTGGCTGGCCTTGTCTGGTCCATCAGCCTGACTAACACCAGCGTGCATACAGGTCTGATGCTGCGACTACCTTTTTGCAGCTCCAACATGATAGAACACTTCTTCTGTGAGATTCCCCCACTGTTGAAGCTCTCCTGTGCTCCAACACAACTGAACGAAGCCATGGCCTTTGCTGCAGATGTCTTCCTGGCTGTGGGGAACTTCTCTGTGATCATCCTCTCCTATGGCTTTATTGTGGCCAGCATCCTGAGGATCCGTTCTGCTGAGGGCAAACGACGTGCCTTTTCCACCTGCTCTGCACACCTCATCGTGGTTACCATGTACTACTCCACTGTCATCTACACCTACATCCGCCCTGCATCCAGCTACTCACTGAACAAGGACAAGGTGGTGTCTGTCATCTACACCTCTGTGGCACCCACCTTGAACCCCCTCATCTACACTCTGAGGAACAAGGATGTCAAAGTCGCACTTAGGAGACTTCTGTTCTGCTGCTGA